Proteins from a single region of Runella sp. SP2:
- a CDS encoding DUF5690 family protein, whose translation MKRPSESRLMLWGATAAFCAYACMYAFRRGITAATFDGMVFWGINYKIWLITLQVFGYALSKLIGIKVVSEMKPAQRAIYLLSFVGFAELALLGFALVPAPYNIPFLFLNGLPLGMVYGTVLGFLEGRRQTDALVAGLTASFIFASGFVKTVGKTLLNNGISEFWMPFLTGLMFAVPLVLAVWALAKLPAPSDEDRAERTERAPMNAADRSRFISTFSVGLITLIVSYVFLTAFRDFRDNFAPEILKTAGVDDPLIFTQTETFVSVFILILMGTLRWVKDNWKAFMLINVLLVAGGLTVGVSTWMYQQGMLSAGVWFTLTGVGLYLAYVPCNGLYFERFVASFKYVSTVSFVVTLADWWGYLGTVLVLLYKNFGQPNISFLDFFIYGGYILAVVYVVLVVVSFGFFKRKYVSLQ comes from the coding sequence ATGAAACGACCTTCAGAATCCCGCCTCATGCTTTGGGGGGCTACCGCTGCTTTTTGTGCTTATGCCTGCATGTACGCTTTCCGACGAGGAATTACCGCCGCTACTTTTGATGGGATGGTTTTCTGGGGGATTAATTACAAAATTTGGCTGATTACTTTACAGGTTTTTGGCTATGCACTTTCCAAACTCATTGGTATTAAGGTGGTTTCGGAAATGAAACCCGCCCAACGCGCTATTTATTTGTTGTCGTTTGTAGGATTTGCCGAACTTGCCTTGTTGGGTTTTGCCCTCGTCCCAGCCCCTTATAATATTCCGTTTCTGTTTCTCAACGGCCTTCCGCTCGGGATGGTCTATGGCACCGTTTTGGGCTTTTTGGAAGGACGCCGCCAAACCGACGCCCTCGTGGCGGGGCTGACGGCTTCGTTTATTTTTGCGTCGGGTTTTGTGAAAACGGTGGGAAAAACCTTGCTCAACAACGGTATTTCAGAGTTTTGGATGCCTTTTCTGACGGGGTTGATGTTTGCCGTACCACTGGTGTTGGCCGTTTGGGCATTGGCGAAACTTCCCGCCCCTTCGGACGAAGACCGCGCCGAACGTACCGAACGCGCGCCCATGAATGCCGCCGATCGTAGTCGTTTCATCAGTACCTTTTCGGTGGGGTTGATTACCCTGATTGTCTCTTACGTTTTTTTGACGGCTTTCCGCGATTTTCGCGACAATTTTGCCCCTGAAATCCTCAAAACCGCAGGCGTGGACGACCCACTCATTTTTACCCAAACCGAAACCTTTGTGTCGGTTTTTATCCTGATTTTGATGGGAACGTTGCGCTGGGTGAAAGACAACTGGAAAGCGTTTATGCTTATCAACGTGCTTTTGGTGGCGGGTGGGCTTACCGTGGGCGTTAGTACGTGGATGTACCAGCAAGGAATGCTTTCGGCGGGTGTATGGTTTACGCTGACGGGCGTGGGGTTGTATTTGGCCTACGTACCTTGCAACGGCCTTTATTTTGAGCGTTTTGTGGCCTCGTTTAAGTACGTGAGCACGGTGAGTTTTGTGGTGACGCTCGCCGATTGGTGGGGGTACTTGGGAACGGTATTGGTGCTGCTCTACAAAAACTTCGGCCAACCCAACATCAGTTTTCTGGATTTCTTTATCTACGGGGGCTATATTTTGGCAGTAGTATATGTGGTGCTGGTGGTGGTGTCGTTTGGATTTTTTAAGCGCAAGTATGTAAGTTTACAGTAA
- a CDS encoding mandelate racemase/muconate lactonizing enzyme family protein, which produces MKKFTQRFKLPDSHTASENNRRDFLRKGLLGGLSMGLMFDGRPEKEMEFITQKVKRDSKPSELKITDMRIAHLQGVPFKSPIIRIDTNQGLVGWGEVRDGASPNYALMLKSRLLGQNPCNVEKIFKEIKQFGGHGRAAGGVCGVEMALWDLAGKAYNVPVYQMLGGKYRDEVRLYADTPEISDPTTFAKKLKETRLDKGYTFLKMDFGIGLLAGKPGMLIGDNVWKLSHRDNKTKTVGNYGMTKHPFTRIQITDKGLEYIAEYVSKIREGVGYNIPVSADHFGHFDVNTAIRLGKAVEKYQLAWLEDLVPWFYTDQWKQISDAIETPTLTGEDIFLKEEFIKLINAKAVDMIHPDLASSGGILETKKIGDYAEEHGIPMAMHFAGSPISFMANVHCAAATENFVALEHHGVDVEGWEDIVTGNKPLVVNGFAPVPNKPGLGVELNEEVAKKFLIKDQKWFAPTDEWNAKDSWDRDWS; this is translated from the coding sequence ATGAAAAAATTTACACAACGTTTTAAGTTGCCCGATTCCCACACCGCTTCCGAAAATAATCGCCGCGACTTTCTACGCAAAGGCTTACTTGGCGGATTATCCATGGGCTTGATGTTTGACGGAAGGCCCGAAAAAGAAATGGAATTTATCACCCAAAAAGTAAAACGTGATTCTAAGCCTTCGGAGCTTAAAATCACCGATATGCGCATTGCTCATTTACAGGGAGTTCCGTTTAAAAGTCCTATCATTCGCATAGATACCAACCAAGGCTTAGTAGGCTGGGGAGAAGTGCGCGACGGCGCTAGTCCCAATTACGCGCTGATGCTCAAGAGTCGTTTGTTAGGCCAAAACCCGTGTAACGTCGAGAAAATCTTCAAAGAAATCAAGCAGTTTGGCGGTCACGGGCGGGCTGCGGGTGGTGTGTGCGGGGTAGAAATGGCGCTGTGGGATTTGGCAGGGAAAGCCTATAACGTTCCTGTTTATCAGATGCTTGGCGGAAAGTACCGTGACGAAGTTCGCCTCTATGCCGATACGCCCGAAATCAGCGACCCAACTACCTTTGCCAAAAAGCTCAAAGAAACCCGCCTCGATAAAGGTTACACTTTTTTGAAGATGGACTTTGGAATTGGGCTGTTGGCGGGCAAACCCGGTATGCTTATCGGGGACAATGTTTGGAAACTTTCGCACCGCGACAATAAAACCAAAACCGTAGGAAACTATGGCATGACCAAGCACCCATTTACACGAATTCAGATTACGGACAAAGGCTTGGAATACATTGCCGAATACGTTAGCAAAATTCGGGAAGGGGTAGGGTACAACATTCCTGTATCAGCCGACCACTTCGGGCATTTTGACGTCAATACGGCCATTCGCTTGGGTAAAGCCGTTGAAAAATACCAGTTGGCGTGGCTCGAAGACTTGGTGCCGTGGTTTTATACCGACCAATGGAAGCAAATCTCAGACGCCATCGAAACGCCTACCCTCACGGGCGAAGATATTTTCTTGAAAGAAGAGTTTATCAAACTCATTAATGCCAAAGCAGTTGACATGATTCACCCCGATTTGGCCTCGTCGGGTGGAATTTTGGAAACCAAAAAAATTGGAGACTACGCCGAAGAACACGGTATCCCAATGGCAATGCACTTTGCAGGTAGTCCGATTTCGTTTATGGCCAACGTACACTGTGCCGCTGCTACCGAAAACTTCGTGGCATTGGAACACCACGGCGTGGACGTGGAAGGCTGGGAGGATATCGTAACGGGTAACAAACCTTTGGTTGTCAATGGCTTTGCTCCCGTTCCTAATAAGCCAGGTTTAGGGGTAGAACTCAACGAAGAAGTAGCGAAGAAGTTTTTGATAAAAGACCAAAAATGGTTTGCTCCCACTGACGAATGGAACGCCAAGGATTCGTGGGACAGAGATTGGAGCTAG
- a CDS encoding energy transducer TonB produces the protein MKKITFAFLCFVNLAANAQTIFQAQEVDKAATPQGGTPLFQEYIKANLQVPFATRVAGVKGRVFLSGVIEPDGSVSELKVTRGIQPQADKEALRVVGLYRAWQPAVKDGKPVRQAFNYSVVFPDNPITNYDSTSHSLVDYFNDKFQYTQEPKEYHFRRLIPVDNNGVLTADVVFEQFKKKEWKPYMSANYSKKPMMYKVENGNKIDSLPAYRITARDQDWNSYVPEMIVQTNGQLLSTTEYKNSLAKANYSHYYLNGVLKENMMVDGPNFRETHWYDNGQIAEIIQREPKNESGSTTVRTIALWSKTGQQYVKDGNGWAVKQEGEQGLLVNGKKEGRWVSKLADSTLYIEEFYSAGVLTKGTIYDKDEVRTYTEAEINAQFKGGFPALGQFLAQNLRYPAEASRKKVSGKVYLTFVVCEDGSLCNYEILKGIGSGCDEEALRVVKEMSGMWQPGIQRGKKVRVKYNLPISFILR, from the coding sequence ATGAAAAAAATAACCTTCGCATTCCTCTGCTTCGTAAACCTAGCAGCCAACGCCCAAACCATCTTTCAGGCCCAAGAAGTTGACAAAGCCGCTACTCCCCAAGGCGGAACTCCATTGTTTCAAGAATACATCAAGGCCAACTTACAAGTACCATTTGCTACGCGCGTGGCGGGCGTAAAAGGACGCGTATTTCTGAGCGGGGTAATAGAACCCGACGGAAGTGTGTCGGAGTTAAAAGTGACTAGAGGAATTCAACCCCAAGCCGATAAAGAAGCCTTACGGGTAGTAGGGTTATATCGCGCGTGGCAGCCAGCAGTCAAAGACGGTAAACCCGTACGACAAGCGTTTAATTACTCGGTCGTTTTTCCCGACAACCCCATCACCAATTACGACAGCACTTCGCACAGCTTGGTTGATTATTTCAATGATAAATTCCAATATACCCAAGAACCAAAGGAATACCACTTCCGCCGCTTGATTCCTGTCGATAACAATGGGGTATTGACTGCGGACGTGGTTTTTGAACAGTTTAAGAAAAAAGAGTGGAAACCATATATGTCGGCCAACTACTCCAAAAAGCCGATGATGTACAAAGTTGAAAACGGAAATAAGATTGATTCGTTGCCTGCGTACCGTATCACTGCTCGCGACCAAGACTGGAATTCGTACGTCCCCGAAATGATAGTTCAAACCAATGGGCAGTTGCTTTCCACGACAGAGTATAAAAATAGCCTTGCCAAAGCGAACTATTCGCATTATTACCTCAATGGAGTTTTAAAAGAAAACATGATGGTTGATGGCCCCAATTTTAGGGAGACACATTGGTACGACAATGGGCAAATTGCTGAAATCATTCAGAGAGAGCCTAAAAACGAATCAGGCTCCACGACAGTTCGCACGATAGCGCTTTGGTCAAAAACGGGGCAGCAGTACGTCAAAGACGGCAACGGCTGGGCGGTAAAACAAGAAGGAGAGCAAGGATTGCTGGTCAATGGTAAGAAAGAAGGACGGTGGGTCTCTAAGCTCGCCGATAGTACTTTGTATATTGAGGAGTTTTACTCCGCAGGGGTGTTGACCAAAGGTACAATTTATGACAAAGACGAGGTACGAACATACACGGAAGCTGAAATAAACGCTCAATTTAAAGGGGGATTCCCCGCATTAGGGCAGTTTTTAGCCCAAAACCTACGCTACCCCGCAGAGGCATCTCGTAAAAAAGTTTCGGGGAAAGTATATCTAACGTTTGTCGTTTGTGAAGATGGTTCTTTGTGTAATTACGAAATACTAAAAGGCATCGGAAGTGGCTGCGACGAAGAAGCGCTACGGGTAGTGAAGGAAATGAGTGGCATGTGGCAACCTGGCATACAACGCGGCAAAAAGGTGCGGGTTAAGTATAATTTGCCAATATCCTTTATTTTACGATAA
- a CDS encoding serine hydrolase gives MNLLTFFRTSAFVALTTATVFAQTGTQQKPPLLTAAAPETVGMYSERLSRFDGVLQSYIDKGAFPGVAAIVVRDGKIVYHKAFGKADLDANKPLSKDAMYRIASMTKAITSLAVMMLHEEGKIMLDDPISKYIPEFAKPVVIDQFNPKDSTYTTVPAKREISVRHLLSHMSGINYNAIGSDDRIKAVYSKAGIVDAFTTKNLTIGENIKKLAKLPLTHQPGEKWTYGLSSDVLGYLVEVVSGETLEQYFQKHIFEPLGMKDTHFYLPDAKKDRLVPIYSETKEKTLIKGSLDNLGSDPDYPIKGAKSYFSGGGGLTSTAYDYAVFLQMLLNGGTYNGKRLLSRRGVELFTNTNQSGTLFPDPRNYFSLGFSVINEAGRANDIYSSVGTFSWGGAFSTHYFADPREKICAVLMKQMWPTSMGGELDRKFDLMIYQALDDK, from the coding sequence ATGAATCTTCTGACTTTTTTTCGGACGTCGGCGTTTGTAGCGTTGACAACTGCAACCGTTTTTGCCCAAACAGGCACCCAACAAAAACCACCTTTGCTGACTGCTGCTGCTCCCGAAACCGTCGGGATGTACAGCGAACGCCTCAGTCGCTTCGATGGCGTTTTGCAGTCGTACATCGACAAAGGCGCATTTCCTGGCGTGGCGGCCATCGTTGTTAGGGATGGAAAAATCGTTTACCACAAAGCCTTTGGCAAGGCCGACCTCGACGCCAACAAGCCTTTGAGCAAAGATGCCATGTACCGCATCGCGTCCATGACCAAGGCCATTACGTCGCTGGCGGTGATGATGCTCCACGAAGAAGGCAAAATCATGCTCGACGACCCCATCAGCAAGTACATTCCTGAGTTTGCCAAGCCCGTCGTCATTGACCAATTTAACCCCAAAGACAGCACCTACACGACCGTTCCTGCCAAACGCGAAATTTCGGTTCGGCATTTGTTGTCGCACATGTCGGGGATTAATTACAACGCCATCGGGAGCGACGACCGCATCAAGGCCGTGTATTCAAAAGCGGGAATTGTGGATGCCTTCACGACCAAAAACCTGACCATTGGCGAAAACATCAAGAAATTAGCCAAGCTACCTCTCACGCATCAGCCAGGTGAAAAATGGACGTACGGCCTCAGCTCCGACGTGTTGGGGTACTTGGTAGAAGTGGTTTCGGGAGAAACGCTAGAACAGTATTTTCAGAAACACATTTTTGAACCCTTGGGCATGAAAGACACCCATTTTTATTTGCCCGATGCCAAGAAAGACCGCTTGGTGCCGATTTATTCCGAAACCAAAGAGAAAACCCTTATAAAAGGGTCGCTCGATAACCTTGGAAGCGACCCCGACTATCCCATCAAAGGGGCTAAATCGTATTTTTCGGGCGGTGGCGGTCTCACCAGTACGGCCTACGACTACGCGGTTTTCTTGCAAATGTTGCTCAATGGAGGTACTTATAACGGCAAGCGCTTATTAAGTCGCCGAGGAGTAGAGTTGTTTACCAATACCAACCAAAGCGGTACGCTATTTCCCGACCCTCGTAATTATTTCAGCTTAGGTTTCAGCGTGATTAATGAAGCAGGGCGCGCCAACGACATTTACAGCAGCGTCGGCACCTTTAGCTGGGGCGGGGCCTTCAGTACGCATTATTTTGCTGACCCAAGGGAGAAAATTTGTGCCGTATTAATGAAGCAAATGTGGCCTACCAGCATGGGCGGCGAACTCGACCGCAAGTTTGATTTAATGATTTATCAAGCACTGGACGACAAGTAA
- a CDS encoding RraA family protein, which produces MKKVIQALFLAAISSPLFAQIQAPKELIQFYTQEWKGERFPDGRPKVPDEIVKRLANVSIEEAWGIMRGDGYNNQFEGNFQIIHPEKPLVGRVLTAQYMPARPDMEKPIKEKGKAEGRRGNTNSWPIDALQINDVYVADGYGKIIDGTLIGDNLGNSIYAKSKTGVVFDAGVRDLEGLSAIDGFVGFTRGYDPSAIKDMTMTCINCPIRIGRASVLPGDLVLGKPEGVIFIPAHLAEKVVNQSEFIALQDEFGHKMLRENKFTPGEIDMKWSDAIKNAFREHIKTRSGKVYLTSEQIEKFLSRE; this is translated from the coding sequence ATGAAAAAAGTTATCCAAGCCCTTTTCTTGGCGGCAATAAGTTCTCCGTTATTTGCCCAAATTCAAGCACCCAAAGAGCTTATTCAGTTTTATACCCAAGAGTGGAAAGGCGAACGTTTTCCCGATGGCCGTCCTAAAGTACCCGATGAAATTGTGAAGCGTTTGGCCAATGTATCTATCGAAGAAGCGTGGGGCATTATGCGGGGAGATGGTTACAACAATCAGTTTGAAGGAAATTTTCAAATCATTCACCCCGAAAAACCGCTCGTGGGACGCGTACTTACGGCGCAGTATATGCCTGCCCGCCCCGATATGGAAAAGCCCATCAAAGAAAAAGGCAAAGCCGAAGGCCGCCGAGGCAACACCAACTCATGGCCCATAGACGCGCTTCAAATTAATGACGTGTATGTAGCCGATGGGTACGGAAAAATCATCGACGGCACGCTCATTGGCGATAACCTTGGCAACTCGATTTATGCCAAATCCAAAACGGGTGTGGTGTTCGACGCGGGCGTGCGCGACCTCGAAGGCTTGAGCGCCATTGATGGTTTTGTGGGCTTCACGCGTGGCTACGACCCCTCGGCCATCAAAGACATGACCATGACCTGTATCAACTGCCCTATTCGTATTGGTCGGGCGTCGGTATTGCCAGGCGACTTGGTATTGGGCAAACCCGAAGGCGTGATTTTTATCCCCGCGCACTTGGCCGAAAAAGTAGTGAATCAGTCCGAGTTTATTGCGTTACAAGATGAGTTTGGGCACAAAATGCTCCGCGAAAATAAATTCACCCCAGGCGAAATCGACATGAAATGGAGCGATGCCATCAAAAACGCCTTCCGCGAGCACATCAAAACCCGCTCGGGAAAAGTGTATTTGACGAGCGAGCAGATTGAGAAGTTTTTGTCGAGGGAGTAA
- the rpsI gene encoding 30S ribosomal protein S9: MEVTNTVGRRKTSVARVYVSAGEGNIKVNGREFAEYFPIETLQIILKQPLTTVNVASSYDIKVNVRGGGVRGQAEATRMAIARALCEINAEFRPALKKEGFLTRDARMVERKKYGRAKARRRFQFSKR; the protein is encoded by the coding sequence ATGGAAGTTACTAACACAGTAGGTAGAAGAAAAACATCCGTAGCTCGCGTTTACGTATCAGCCGGAGAAGGCAATATCAAGGTGAATGGCCGTGAGTTTGCTGAGTACTTCCCAATCGAAACGCTCCAAATCATTTTGAAGCAGCCTTTGACAACCGTTAATGTAGCTTCAAGTTATGATATTAAAGTGAACGTTCGCGGTGGTGGTGTTCGTGGTCAAGCGGAGGCAACTCGCATGGCGATTGCTCGTGCATTGTGCGAAATCAATGCGGAGTTCCGTCCAGCTCTCAAGAAAGAAGGATTCTTGACACGTGATGCTCGTATGGTTGAGCGTAAGAAATACGGTCGCGCTAAAGCTCGTCGTCGTTTCCAATTCTCAAAACGCTAA
- the rplM gene encoding 50S ribosomal protein L13: MDTLSYRTVSANAATVQKEWIVVDAKGEVLGRLASQIAKILRGKHKPYFTPHVDCGDNVIVINADKVRLTGKKMTDKEYVRHTGHPGGQRFATPREILAKQPHKVIEMAVKGMLPKNRLGRSIYTNLHVYAGAEHPHAAQQPKEIKF; this comes from the coding sequence GTGGATACACTCAGTTACAGAACCGTTTCGGCTAACGCTGCTACCGTACAAAAGGAATGGATAGTAGTAGATGCTAAGGGTGAAGTTTTGGGACGTTTGGCTAGCCAAATTGCCAAAATTTTACGCGGTAAGCATAAGCCGTATTTCACTCCTCACGTAGATTGTGGAGACAATGTAATTGTCATCAATGCCGATAAAGTGCGTTTGACTGGCAAGAAAATGACCGACAAAGAATACGTTCGCCACACAGGTCACCCAGGTGGTCAGCGTTTTGCTACTCCGCGTGAAATTTTGGCTAAGCAACCACACAAAGTCATTGAAATGGCCGTGAAAGGTATGTTGCCAAAGAATCGTCTTGGTCGTAGCATTTACACTAATTTGCACGTGTATGCAGGTGCAGAGCACCCACATGCCGCTCAACAACCGAAAGAAATTAAATTTTAA
- a CDS encoding transposase has translation MGTSAMPKLYFFTQADNQVPKKPKKAKKTQSAKEKYRLSNWPDYNKTLISKGFVTLWLSEDTLANWYYQGPRAAGGQFRYSDECIQAALALKAVFRLAFRQTQGLIQSILATMKMNLQMPSYTQLCRRQAKVVTFTAPVPCEDGIVEALHIVIDSTGVKVYGEGDGVARAVEGKKARSR, from the coding sequence ATGGGCACCAGTGCTATGCCAAAATTATACTTTTTTACCCAAGCTGACAACCAAGTTCCCAAAAAACCAAAAAAGGCTAAAAAAACACAATCAGCTAAAGAAAAGTACCGACTAAGCAACTGGCCTGATTACAATAAAACATTGATTTCCAAAGGATTTGTTACGCTTTGGCTTAGTGAAGATACACTGGCAAATTGGTATTATCAAGGTCCACGCGCAGCTGGCGGCCAGTTTCGCTATTCCGACGAGTGCATTCAGGCTGCTTTGGCTCTCAAAGCCGTTTTTCGACTTGCATTTCGACAAACACAAGGACTGATTCAGAGCATATTAGCCACTATGAAGATGAATCTACAGATGCCAAGCTACACCCAATTATGTCGCCGACAGGCCAAAGTAGTCACTTTTACAGCCCCAGTTCCTTGTGAGGATGGCATTGTCGAAGCCCTTCATATCGTCATTGACAGTACAGGAGTAAAGGTGTATGGTGAAGGTGACGGGGTCGCCCGCGCGGTGGAAGGTAAAAAAGCACGGAGCCGATAA
- the nadB gene encoding L-aspartate oxidase → MPQFDFLVIGSGIAGLSYAAKLARHFDTQQEKVSIAVITKVQADETNTKYAQGGIAAVWSEEDSFEKHIEDTMVAGGGISKRNIVEIVVKEAPERIMELISYGTRFDKEADGDYDLAKEGGHSDHRILHFKDATGAEIERALLDEVKRHPSIQIFTHYFAVDLITQHHLGETVYRHRDDIKCFGAYVLDTKTGKVEKFLAKTTMLATGGIGNIYQNTTNPRIATGDGIAMAYRAKGVCDNMEFIQFHPTALYQPGKKPNFLISEAVRGFGGILRNKKGETFMEHYDPRLSLAPRDIVARSIDSEMKKYGDDHVYIDVTHCDYEKFIEHFPNITAYCKEQLGIDIRKDYIPVVPAQHYMCGGIKVNEFGQTNIFFLYATGECACTGLHGANRLASNSLLEAVVFAHRAFIKTIENLDEARIPDNIPEWNDEGTTHPEEAILVTEMTKELEAIMSNYVGIVRTNRRLKRAHDRVELIYKEHEELYWQSKVSVPIMELRNMINVSYLVLKMAMARRENVGLHFNQDHVKK, encoded by the coding sequence ATGCCTCAGTTCGATTTTTTAGTGATAGGTTCGGGGATTGCGGGCCTTAGCTACGCGGCCAAGTTAGCGCGTCATTTTGATACGCAACAAGAAAAAGTTTCGATTGCCGTCATTACCAAAGTTCAAGCCGATGAAACCAACACTAAATACGCCCAGGGTGGCATTGCTGCCGTGTGGTCGGAAGAAGATTCTTTTGAAAAACACATCGAAGATACGATGGTAGCTGGCGGTGGCATTAGCAAACGAAATATCGTGGAAATTGTCGTCAAAGAAGCCCCTGAGCGTATCATGGAGCTGATTTCATACGGTACTCGCTTCGACAAGGAAGCCGACGGTGATTATGATTTGGCCAAAGAAGGCGGACACTCCGACCACCGAATTTTGCACTTTAAAGATGCGACTGGGGCCGAAATTGAACGGGCATTGCTCGATGAGGTAAAACGCCATCCTTCTATTCAGATATTTACGCATTACTTCGCCGTCGATTTGATTACGCAGCACCATTTAGGGGAAACCGTCTATCGCCACCGCGATGATATTAAATGTTTTGGGGCGTATGTGTTAGATACAAAAACGGGAAAGGTTGAGAAATTTTTGGCCAAAACCACTATGCTGGCGACGGGGGGAATTGGAAATATTTACCAAAATACGACCAATCCTCGCATTGCAACGGGCGATGGTATTGCGATGGCCTACCGCGCCAAGGGCGTTTGCGACAACATGGAGTTTATTCAGTTTCACCCAACGGCGCTTTATCAGCCAGGCAAAAAACCCAATTTCCTGATTTCGGAAGCCGTTCGGGGTTTTGGAGGCATTCTTCGCAACAAAAAAGGGGAAACTTTCATGGAGCATTACGACCCTCGGCTTTCGTTGGCCCCACGTGACATCGTAGCGCGGTCGATTGACTCTGAAATGAAAAAATATGGAGATGATCACGTGTATATCGACGTGACGCATTGTGACTACGAAAAATTCATTGAACATTTCCCCAACATTACTGCCTATTGTAAAGAACAGTTGGGAATTGATATTCGTAAAGATTACATTCCTGTCGTGCCAGCACAGCATTATATGTGCGGCGGAATCAAGGTAAATGAGTTTGGACAAACCAATATTTTCTTTTTGTACGCGACTGGGGAGTGTGCTTGCACAGGCTTGCACGGTGCCAATCGTCTGGCGTCTAACTCGCTCTTGGAGGCGGTGGTTTTTGCGCATCGTGCGTTTATCAAAACCATCGAAAACTTGGATGAAGCACGTATCCCTGACAATATACCTGAGTGGAACGATGAAGGAACTACGCACCCCGAGGAAGCTATTTTGGTGACTGAGATGACCAAAGAATTGGAGGCAATTATGTCGAATTACGTCGGGATTGTCCGTACCAATCGCCGCTTGAAACGCGCACACGACCGCGTAGAGCTCATTTATAAAGAACACGAAGAGCTCTACTGGCAGTCGAAAGTGTCGGTGCCGATTATGGAGCTTCGCAACATGATTAATGTATCTTATTTAGTCTTAAAGATGGCCATGGCGCGGCGAGAAAATGTCGGGTTACATTTTAACCAAGACCATGTGAAGAAATAG
- a CDS encoding IS5 family transposase, whose product MVKVTGSPARWKVKKHGADKRRTWRKLHLAIDESTNDIHAVELTTNAVSDADMVKPLLDDIKQPVAKVGGDGAYDQVKVYQQLEISHIQPLIPPRANAIIWMDQAGNDLVHPRNEAIRQIEVVGLTIWKRQCGYHRRSKAETAMFRWKACFGERLATRLLTHQQTETQIKAACLNRFTKLGMPKTVKSNQHSHATKPYKRIKAYG is encoded by the coding sequence ATGGTGAAGGTGACGGGGTCGCCCGCGCGGTGGAAGGTAAAAAAGCACGGAGCCGATAAACGCCGTACCTGGCGCAAACTACATTTGGCCATCGATGAGTCCACCAACGACATCCACGCCGTTGAGTTGACCACCAATGCCGTCAGTGATGCCGATATGGTCAAGCCCTTATTGGATGATATTAAACAGCCTGTTGCTAAAGTGGGTGGCGATGGGGCTTATGACCAAGTCAAAGTATATCAGCAATTGGAAATTAGTCACATTCAGCCCTTAATTCCCCCTCGTGCGAATGCGATTATCTGGATGGACCAAGCAGGTAATGATTTAGTTCATCCTCGTAATGAGGCTATTAGACAAATAGAGGTAGTCGGTTTAACTATATGGAAGCGGCAATGTGGCTATCATCGTCGTAGTAAAGCAGAAACAGCCATGTTTCGATGGAAGGCATGCTTTGGTGAACGATTAGCTACGCGATTGTTGACCCATCAGCAAACAGAGACTCAAATCAAAGCAGCTTGTCTAAATCGATTCACTAAATTAGGAATGCCGAAGACGGTCAAAAGCAACCAACATAGTCATGCAACAAAGCCATACAAAAGGATTAAAGCTTACGGGTAA